The Halomonas sp. KG2 genome segment TGCTGTCACCCGCATTGTCACGCTGGTAATTCGCTTAGCGCCGATTGGCATCTTTGGCTTAGTCGCGGGAACCTTGGCAGAGTCAGGGGTAGAGGCATTGCTCAACTACGCTCAACTGCTAGGGGTCATCGTAGGCTGTATGCTGTTTGTTGCTCTGGTTAGCAATCCGTTGCTCGTTTACTTCACTACCCGTCAGAACCCTTACCCACTGGTGTTCACCTGCCTGCGCGGCAGTGCCATCACCGCCTTTTTCACCCGTAGCTCAGCGGCGAATATCCCCGTAAATTTAGAGCTGTGCCGCCGCCTAAAGCTGGATGCCGACACCTACGCTATTTCTATTCCGCTCGGCGCGACGATCAACATGTGTGGTGCAGCTATCACCATAACGGTGATTACCTTGGCGACCACCCATACGCTAGGCATTACCGTCGACTTCCCCACAGCCCTACTACTGTGCGTGGTGTCTGCACTGGCTGCCTGCGGTGTTTCAGGCGTAGCCGGTGGTTCGCTGATGCTAATTCCGATGGCTGCCAACCTGTTTGGCATTCCAACAGAAGTTGCCATGCAGGCGGTAGCGATTGGCTTTGTCATCAGCGTGGTACAAGACGCGACCGAAACCGCGCTGAATTCCTCAACGGATGTGCTGTTCACTGCTGCCGCCTGCCGAGCCCGTCAACCGTCCGACTCTGACCACACGATATAACACAATTTGTTTGACTTCTCGCTGTTCCTTATATAGAACGTTCTATAAAAGGAACAGCGAGATAATAGAATGGATGAGCACTCACTAAGTACCCTAGGCCAGCATTTGCAATCCCTTCGCCAAGCGCGGGGCTGGTCACTCTCCTATCTAGCCAATGCCGCTGGCATTGCCAAATCGAATCTGTGCCGTCTGGAACAAGGTAATGGCAACCCCACCTTGGACACCATCTGGCGGTTAGCAGTGCAGCTTAATGTCCCCTTCGGCACCCTGGTCGCGCCTATCTCAGTGCCTTTAGGTGAAGATGGCGTGCAAGTTCAGTTAATTGACCAGGGAAAAGGCTCGCCTCAGGTAGATGCCTATTGGATGCGCTGCGCTCCCCATACCCTGCGTCACGCTGAAGCTCACACCCTGGGCACTCAAGAAACGCTGACCCTGATCAGCGGCTGGCTAGAAGCCGGCCCAGAAGGGGCAGTGACGACGCTAACCCCTGGCGAAAGCATCACCTTCCGTGCTGATAAGCCTCACTTTTACCGCACCCAAGACCACGAGGCCACCATGCTACTTACCATTACTTACGGCGAACAGGGAGAAGCGCTATGAACCAACTCGTCAGCCACTCGCCTTGGCGTAGCGCGCTGCAAGGCGTGCGGGAAGCGATTCCGCTATTGGGTGGTTACATACCGGTGGCGCTATCATTTGGTTTAGTGGCTAGCCAAG includes the following:
- a CDS encoding XRE family transcriptional regulator, with protein sequence MDEHSLSTLGQHLQSLRQARGWSLSYLANAAGIAKSNLCRLEQGNGNPTLDTIWRLAVQLNVPFGTLVAPISVPLGEDGVQVQLIDQGKGSPQVDAYWMRCAPHTLRHAEAHTLGTQETLTLISGWLEAGPEGAVTTLTPGESITFRADKPHFYRTQDHEATMLLTITYGEQGEAL